From the genome of Capsicum annuum cultivar UCD-10X-F1 chromosome 4, UCD10Xv1.1, whole genome shotgun sequence:
TGtttgaaaagataaaattttttgtaataagtgaaacttaagttgtggatttgtgtaatttttagattaaaaaaaaaaaaaaaaaattgaatagtaTGTGGTTGAAAGGGCTTTTTGATGCATTGGTGGATAGTTACTATATGAAAGAAGTTGTGGCCCAATTAAAAAGGACCACACTGTCGACACGTGATTTTCGTACGGCACCGTCAAAGAATGTATTTTTTCAAACCCGGCCCACCTTTCTTGGCCCATTACATACTAATCGTCGTGTCATTGTCGCGGAGGAAGTCttgacataactgataaagaaGTTGTTATATGATCAGGAGGTAATCGGTTCGAGTTGTTGAAACTTCTTTTTGTAGGATAAGACTATATCCAATAGATTATCCTACGCACAGCGGGAGCTTGATATATTAGGCGCCTAACATCAAAGAAGGCATTTCTTCCTTCTACCCAACGCACCTTTCTTGCCCCATTTCATACTAATACTCGTGTCATTAACGCGAAGGAAATCTTTAATTGCTATATGATCAGGAAGTAATCGGTTCGAGTTGTAGAAATTTCTTCTTGTAAAAATACAAGATTAGACTGCATCCAATAGATTATTCAATGCATAGCGAGAGCTTAATATATTAGGCGTCTGACATCAAAGAATGTATTTCTTCCTTCTACCCGACCCACCATTCTCGATCCATTTCATACTAATCTTCGCGTCGGTAAAGCGGAGGAAGTCCTCATGTAATTGATAAAGAGGTGGTTATATGATCAAGAGGTAATTAATTCGGGTTGTGAAAactttttcttataaaaatacaGGGTTTGCAAGAGCTTAATATATTAGGTGTCTGACGTCATTTGCACTTTTGCCCCTATTTTATACTGAATCTTTAATTTATGTTCAttattaacaaataattttttttatgatacatcaaatattgatctttaatttatattccttattaagaatttttttcgtgagacataaatttatatttcatatcaTAAATTCATAAATAATGCTTAGACATAACTTAAATTTCCTAAGAACGTATATCTTACTAGTTCAATTGgtgaaagataaattaaaaatcaacctAGTTGAAGTGCCAAAATTAAATATCAGTCCATTAGTGAAAAAGCATACAATTTTATGCTTATCCTCCAAAACCTTTTAGTCTTTTAGGTGCTATGACAATTGGCATTATTCCATTGATTCTTTTTGGAAGAAAAGAAttggaaaaaaaaagagtatCAACTTTgctatttacctttttattttctcCATCCCTTTGTTGTTCCAAATTTGTGACATCAATTCACACTAATTAAAACGTGTTTACACATTCTTTTCAATTAACTCGATAAAATTCTTTGTACTATTTTATTCGaattcattttctttctaataCATGTATGTGATTCATCTTTTTGACATATTCTTggtcttctaaaatattttttttaaaaaaatcttacaTTCTTTGCATAGACCCAATGTAAATTCACATGTATGTTGACTTCAAATTTATCCTGCTACTTTCTATTAGAAAATAAACTTTGgtgaaaaaaattcttttacGATATGTATTGTGTAACTATAAGATTATTAAGAGATGCAATAAAATCGATAGAAAATACAAATAGTTTGAAATTTTTCTCATTCGTATGTGACTCTCTTTAAAGAGATTTGAACTTCacaaaatgaaaatattattgtAACACATATAATATGTtacttttttttagattttattattaagCAAATTAAACAGCTGATCTTGACTAACAGAAAGTCAATTTGAGATGTAAACGAgttaattttcttatatctttaaTCTTATATTCTTGGACTAAATAACTTTTAAAAAGACAATGTCCTTTAGTGTTCAATTGATAAATATTGACTTATGTTTTCCAACACTTTGTTAAATGCCAAATATATGTAAAATGCCAAACATTGACTTatgtttatcaaaaaataaaaaatttaaacgcCAAATGCATTCTgttttataaaatgaaaaaaaaaaaaaaaattgtacaagTCGGTGCCCAAgtgaaaataatgaatttaaggtttttttttttttttttccaaagtagccccacagccggcagccgtAAGACTAATCCTTCGTTCCactgtcagcgcactaagcgaTAAAGAATTAGCCACAAAATTTTCTCCATTCACCAGAGATGGAGATTATTATCAATTGCTTTCAAAAATTAATGACGAATTGTACAAATCTTGATTGAGGGAAAAAAATATCGTACATAATTATATATGGATGAGAATAGACACGTAAAATACATAAACTacctatattttataaaatgacaaaatcacaaaaataataaaagagatgGTATTGTTCCCAATTTCACTAAAATTCATACTCTACGACTCTtcttttgtgttgtatttttctttttactctCGTTGGTCTCTTTCCgtatttaacttttaaattttaacgTTTAGATACTAAATATTTGGAAATGTTTGATATATAGAATAAGATGGATTATTTTgaattataataataacaataataatgtatGCAATGAATTTTTACAAGTGAGATCTAGAGAGGTGGAGAGGTGATTTTCAAATGACTCTCGACTCAAAAGTGCGATATCTAAAGAtcatttaaaaatagataaatttataCCATCAACTTTTATTCTAAACTAAATTCTAAATATCTCAtcctatttcatcaaacatgCGATTATTTCATCTCACCACCTAAATAGAATAAAACAGTTTAAGAATTATAATTCAGGACtataatcttcaaataaaataatcttgaattattatattatgtatatcttttatttaagataatgaattcaaatattgttcgtattctcttaaattttgtgacataaaatgaaataaagtGAATAACAAATAAGAGGggggaaaaagaaaaggaaagagaagaggaaggagaaagaaaaagaaaaaagaaaacatgaataaaagatttttattttttatttatttttttgattttttattcgGTGTTCGGTATCCATATTAGAGCTCGATTAATTTAAATTCGTGTCAGGTAGGGCCCCCTTCGGGGGGTAACGCTTCCAACAGAGTTTTCTTCATACTCAGGATCGAACACTCGACCTTTGATTAAGGGTGGGAATAAAAGATGTTAATTGGGAGTTGCCACAGGTGGATCTTCGTCACCACACAACCTTTAATTTCCTAGCACCTTCTTTGCCTTTAGGTTGAAAGTGacaattttttgcattttttaaaatTCCATATATCTCTAGtagtttcaatttattttaatcaaattattATCTCTTATTAAATTACTATTTATTTCTTCTCAagcactttattttttattttttaaaaaagttatacAAATCATTTGTTAGAGAGTTAAGTTGTGATCTTTTGACCAAGAACTTTCCTCATGGTCAAGGGCGGAGCCACTATTTAAATCATGTATTCGGCAGAATTTAGtaacttaaattttatttaatatgtataaataaacTATTCAAAATTCAGCTAGTAAAAAGACTTATACATCAACTTGAAGAGATGGCTGAGATAGTGTAGCAGAGATATTCCATAAAGGAGATCAAAGATCGAATTTCACTTGGTCCTTTCAGTACATCAAGAGTGGGTGTCATGGGATATCCCTTGCTGGTCTCTTTCATATCAGACTTATCTTGTACAATTTACAAGTAACTTTGCATGAACAGATTTACCCAATGCACAACCGAAAATAAACTGTTgcaaatttttctaattttttaatccaaaattcGAAAATTAAAAATCTCAACTCCACCCGTCCAGCCGTTTTTTTCTAGACCAAGCAAATAACTAGCATCTTATTCTTTTTTGTAAAttcaaaaaggataaaatataccCACCCAAATTCCAAAAACATGGGTAAAATGATGATGGAAAAGTATAGGCGGAAAGTGAATCAAGTTATGGATATAAAAAAGGACCAATAATACCCattttcttctcacttccaaCATTCCCTCTTTGCTTACAACTCCTTATGCTTCTTCCATTCAAACAAAAACTTGCTGACTCAACCAAATTCACACACCATCTTTTTTCCCACACAAACTTAAATTCCCTTCTGTTcccctttttcattttaattataaTCAAGAAGTTAATTAGGGAAAACTAATTATCTTCAAATGGAAAATAATGAGCAGCCACAAATTATTGAGCCTACTAAGCCATCAAGATTCAAACGTATATGTGTTTTTTGTGGAAGCAGTCCTGGAAAAAAGCCTAGTTATCAACTTGCTGCTATTCAACTTGGCAATCAActggtatttatatatatatacatcttctTTTATCATTTACTATGTTACTCCTGTCGATTCTGCGAGTTTAACTGAATTATGTATACATGTAGTAAAAATTGAAACATACATATATTATAAGGGGATATGTTTTGAAATTTATTGACTCTAAATTTTGAATTCGGTTCGTTTATCCTCTTCTTGTTTCTTTTCATTTTCCTTACACTGCATGACAATAAATTTACTACCTTTGTCCTCAAATTACACAATTCTTTTTTAAGCAGTCGTGAAGTTTGAGCCAACTAGATACTTCTTATATCCCACCAACTAAAGTACCGATTAACTCTGTTCACCAACAAAATTTTACAAACTGAAATGAAATCGGTTAGTATTTTGTCCATTTTAAATAACAcaattcttttgttcttttgGGGGGTTTAGGGTGTATTTTCCTTTCTTTAATTGTGTTTTGAAACAGAGTTTATCATAAATCTTCTTGAAATTCCtatgatgttgcaatatatatgaagAAACTAATCAAAATTCCATTTACTTATATTTTCAAATGTACTATTGAGCATGAAGAGATTTCATTAACACAGACAAAACACAATTTagctaaaaaaattatgattgtgTATTCTATAATTCCTTACtcttgtttcattttattttttttgctttgcATTAATAAATCACGTTAGACTAATTAATTTTGTATTAGTAAATTAAAGCAGTAGGTGATGAGTAAGATTAACgtgagtaaaaataaataaattaaatgggATATCACGTTGAATTTAGTGGAGTGAGCAATTGAGACAAGCAATGTTTATcttaattaaaaatatagttaGAAAAACACTTGtcctaattaaaaattttataaaattaaaatataatttttttgtttggcAGGTTGAAAGGAACATCGACTTGGTTTATGGTGGTGGTAGTGTTGGCTTGATGGGTCTAGTTTCTCAATCAGTTTTTAATGGTGGCCGCCACGTGTTAGggtatcaatttttattttttaattttttttaaaaaaatttatccactaatacaaatattatttgttacaactttttttaatttttttttcacttgacAGGGTGATTCCTAAAACTCTTATGCCAAGAGAGGTAATTACAATTACTACTTTGTCTTTGTacctttaatgatttactttaatttttgattcgatgtataatatttataatatataaaatattttttattaaaatttttttcatattcaaaactcgAAACTAAAATCTCTGAATAGTCTCATTTACTGCCTGCACCACATGATGTACCTTTAATAACAACAACCGTAGGTCCATAACTGTAGGTAATTATATTCTCCATTTATTGTGACTAGTACCTTTTTTGgggatatattaataataatgcaTCTGGTGCAAAAGACCTTGTACTTTCTTGTTTAATTTCTTCTCGACATATTTACTAGTCAAATAGTGATCATTCTTATTCACTGTTGTATACAGTTTTACCACTCTGGTTGGTCCAACTACAGTCTATAGTAATAAGTAGTAATAATTTATTAgaacatatttttataattatttacaaGTTGAGACTAGTAGAGTCACGTTGATCCAACCCAATTTGGATGAGTTAGAGAATTGAACAACTCAGCCTAACTCAACCCTTTATTTGTTAGTCATGCTATTAAAATTGCGCATCCACAAAGCTATGTTGGGCCAACCTCGCAGGCCAAGCCACAAACCTAACTCTTTCACAATTCGACTCGAATTTTTCTTAACTATAATAATAACTtgcccccctccccccccccccccccccacacacacagaTTACTGGAGAAACTGTTGGAGAAGTGAGAGCAGTGTCTGGAATGCATCAAAGAAAGGCTGAAATGGCAAGGCAAGCTGATGCATTCATAGCTTTACCAGGtaaatttaattcatttttcttaaatatttgttcaattatgaatctttattattcaaaaaaatatattacatcaTAGTCTTTAGTTGCTGTCACATGTATCAATCAATAACGTAAGCTGACAACTCATGTGTCTCACTAGTATAGAAACCGTCAAAAACAGGCTTGTCAATTACAGTTCCAAATCAACTCCAAGCTGGGCGAGCTGAGTTGATTGAACAAGTGATCTCCgagttcaaaattaaaattagtaaTCCCCAGAATGCTTTCCCAGCTAAGTTCGTTGTATGGGGTTTAGCTAGCgtgttttatttatttctccGGTATGATTTGTAGTCTACTATACTAGATCGGGCCACCCTAAGGATAGCGACCGGGGGCTTCCTTGTCAACAACAATTACAGTGTCAAATTTTACGTATTATATTTCAAATCAGTCGCTAATTGGGAGACAACTAATCGTTTTATTATTAATGTTTGGAAGGTGGCTATGGGACATTGGAAGAACTCTTAGAAGTCATCACTTGGGCTCAACTAGGCA
Proteins encoded in this window:
- the LOC107866884 gene encoding cytokinin riboside 5'-monophosphate phosphoribohydrolase LOG1 codes for the protein MENNEQPQIIEPTKPSRFKRICVFCGSSPGKKPSYQLAAIQLGNQLVERNIDLVYGGGSVGLMGLVSQSVFNGGRHVLGVIPKTLMPREITGETVGEVRAVSGMHQRKAEMARQADAFIALPGGYGTLEELLEVITWAQLGIHDKPVGLLNVDGYYNSLLSFIDKAVDEGFVTPAARHIIISAPTAHELMSKLEDYVPKHNGVAPKLSWEMEQQLGYTTTKLEIAR